The Cynocephalus volans isolate mCynVol1 chromosome 2, mCynVol1.pri, whole genome shotgun sequence genome window below encodes:
- the PRLR gene encoding prolactin receptor isoform X2 translates to MKENVTSTDVLILLLFLNTGLLNVEPDPPVNLTLEVKQPEDRKPYLWVKWFPPTLVDVRSGWLTLQYEIRLKPEKAAEWETHFAGQQTQFKILSLYPGQKYLVQVRCKPDHGFWSEWSPESFIQIPSDFTMKDTTMWIFVAVLSAVVCLITVWAMALKGYSIVTCIFPPVPGPKIKGFDTHLLEKGKSEELLSALGCQDFPPTSDCEDLLVEFLEVDDTEDQQLMPAHSKEHPGQDVKPTHVNPDNDSGRGSCDSPSLLFEKYVEPRANPPTFHIPEVIEKPENRETSITCTWDPQSISTDNNIPYFHAGGFKSSTWPLPLPSQHNLRSSYHNIADVCELALGTAGAPATLLDKADKNALKSSLTIKTGGEERAAEQREVENFHPKTDQDTVWLLPQEKTPFSSAKPLDYVEIHNVNKDGVLSLLLKQKESSDQTEKPGAPETSKDYAKVSRVMDNNILVLVQEPRAQNVAVDEESAKEPPPSLEENQAEKDPACFTRTPSNCRLQLGGLDYLDPACFMRSFH, encoded by the exons ATGAAGGAAAATGTGACATCCACAGACGTTCTCATTCTGCTACTTTTTCTTAACACTGGTCTTCTGAATG TTGAACCAGACCCTCCGGTGAACCTGACTTTGGAAGTAAAACAACCAGAAGACAGAAAACCATATCTGTGGGTGAAATGGTTTCCACCCACGCTGGTTGATGTAAGATCTGGTTGGCTCACGCTCCAGTACGAAATTCGATTAAAACCCGAGAAAGCAGCTGAGTGGGAG ACCCATTTTGCTGGGCAGCAGACACAGTTTAAGATTCTCAGCTTATATCCAGGACAGAAATACCTTGTCCAAGTTCGCTGCAAGCCAGACCATGGATTCTGGAGTGAATGGAGCCCAGAGAGTTTTATTCAGATACCTAGTG ACTTCACCATGAAAGATACAACCATGTGGATCTTTGTGGCTGTTCTTTCTGCTGTCGTCTGTTTGATTACCGTCTGGGCAATGGCTTTGAAGGGCTACAG CATCGTGACCTGCATCTTTCCACCAGTTCCTGGGccaaaaataaaaggatttgaTACTCATCTGCTGGAG AAGGGCAAGTCTGAAGAACTACTGAGTGCCCTGGGATGCCAAGACTTTCCTCCCACTTCTGACTGTGAGGACTTGCTGGTGGAATTCTTAGAAGTGGATGACACTGAGGACCAGCAGCTAATGCCAGCCCATTCAAAAGAACATCCGGGTCAAGATGTGAAACCCACACACGTGAATCCTGACAATGACTCTGGCCGAGGAAGCTGTGACAGTCCTTctcttttatttgaaaagtatGTGGAACCCCGGGCCAATCCCCCCACATTCCACATTCCTGAGGTCATTGAGAAGCCAGAGAATCGTGAAACAAGTATTACCTGCACCTGGGACCCCCAGAGCATAAGCACGGACAACAACATCCCCTACTTTCATGCCGGCGGGTTCAAGTCCTCAACGtggcctttgccactgcccagcCAGCACAACCTCAGATCTTCTTACCACAACATTGCTGATGTGTGTGAGCTGGCCCTGGGCACCGCAGGGGCGCCGGCCACTCTGTTAGACAAAGCAGACAAAAACGCTTTGAAATCCTCTCTAACCATTAAGACTGGAGGGGAGGAAAGGGCAGCTGAGCAGAGGGAGGTGGAAAACTTCCATCCCAAGACTGACCAAGACACAGTGTGGCTGCTGCCCCAGGAGAAAACACCCTTTAGCTCTGCTAAACCCTTGGATTACGTAGAGATTCACAATGTCAACAAAGACGGAGTGCTATCATTGCTTCTGAAACAGAAAGAGAGCAGCGACCAGACAGAGAAGCCTGGGGCTCCTGAAACCAGTAAGGACTATGCTAAGGTGTCCAGGGTTATGGATAACAACATCCTGGTGTTAGTGCAAGAGCCACGAGCTCAAAATGTGGCTGTGGATGAAGAATCAGCCAAGGAGCCTCCACCATCACTTGAAGAGAATCAAGCTGAGAAAGACCCAGCCTGCTTCACCAGAACACCAAGCAACTGCAGACTCCAGCTGGGCGGGCTGGATTACCTGGATCCCGCATGTTTTATGCGCTCCTTTCACTGA
- the PRLR gene encoding prolactin receptor isoform X1, which produces MKENVTSTDVLILLLFLNTGLLNGQSPPGKPEILKCRSPEKETFTCWWKPGTDGGLPTNYTLTYHKEGETHTYECPDYNTGGPNSCYFNKKHTSIWKIYIITINATNKMGSSSSDPRYVDVTYIVEPDPPVNLTLEVKQPEDRKPYLWVKWFPPTLVDVRSGWLTLQYEIRLKPEKAAEWETHFAGQQTQFKILSLYPGQKYLVQVRCKPDHGFWSEWSPESFIQIPSDFTMKDTTMWIFVAVLSAVVCLITVWAMALKGYSIVTCIFPPVPGPKIKGFDTHLLEKGKSEELLSALGCQDFPPTSDCEDLLVEFLEVDDTEDQQLMPAHSKEHPGQDVKPTHVNPDNDSGRGSCDSPSLLFEKYVEPRANPPTFHIPEVIEKPENRETSITCTWDPQSISTDNNIPYFHAGGFKSSTWPLPLPSQHNLRSSYHNIADVCELALGTAGAPATLLDKADKNALKSSLTIKTGGEERAAEQREVENFHPKTDQDTVWLLPQEKTPFSSAKPLDYVEIHNVNKDGVLSLLLKQKESSDQTEKPGAPETSKDYAKVSRVMDNNILVLVQEPRAQNVAVDEESAKEPPPSLEENQAEKDPACFTRTPSNCRLQLGGLDYLDPACFMRSFH; this is translated from the exons ATGAAGGAAAATGTGACATCCACAGACGTTCTCATTCTGCTACTTTTTCTTAACACTGGTCTTCTGAATG GACAGTCACCTCCTGGAAAACCTGAGATCTTAAAATGTCGTTCTCCTGAAAAGGAAACATTCACCTGCTGGTGGAAGCCTGGGACAGATGGAGGACTCCCCACTAATTACACGCTGACCTACCACAAGGAAGG AGAGACGCACACCTATGAATGTCCAGACTACAACACCGGTGGCCCCAACTCCTGTTACTTTAACAAGAAGCACACCTCCATATGGAAGATATACATCATCACAATAAATGCTACTAACAAGATGGGAAGCAGTTCCTCAGATCCACGTTATGTGGATGTGACTTACATAG TTGAACCAGACCCTCCGGTGAACCTGACTTTGGAAGTAAAACAACCAGAAGACAGAAAACCATATCTGTGGGTGAAATGGTTTCCACCCACGCTGGTTGATGTAAGATCTGGTTGGCTCACGCTCCAGTACGAAATTCGATTAAAACCCGAGAAAGCAGCTGAGTGGGAG ACCCATTTTGCTGGGCAGCAGACACAGTTTAAGATTCTCAGCTTATATCCAGGACAGAAATACCTTGTCCAAGTTCGCTGCAAGCCAGACCATGGATTCTGGAGTGAATGGAGCCCAGAGAGTTTTATTCAGATACCTAGTG ACTTCACCATGAAAGATACAACCATGTGGATCTTTGTGGCTGTTCTTTCTGCTGTCGTCTGTTTGATTACCGTCTGGGCAATGGCTTTGAAGGGCTACAG CATCGTGACCTGCATCTTTCCACCAGTTCCTGGGccaaaaataaaaggatttgaTACTCATCTGCTGGAG AAGGGCAAGTCTGAAGAACTACTGAGTGCCCTGGGATGCCAAGACTTTCCTCCCACTTCTGACTGTGAGGACTTGCTGGTGGAATTCTTAGAAGTGGATGACACTGAGGACCAGCAGCTAATGCCAGCCCATTCAAAAGAACATCCGGGTCAAGATGTGAAACCCACACACGTGAATCCTGACAATGACTCTGGCCGAGGAAGCTGTGACAGTCCTTctcttttatttgaaaagtatGTGGAACCCCGGGCCAATCCCCCCACATTCCACATTCCTGAGGTCATTGAGAAGCCAGAGAATCGTGAAACAAGTATTACCTGCACCTGGGACCCCCAGAGCATAAGCACGGACAACAACATCCCCTACTTTCATGCCGGCGGGTTCAAGTCCTCAACGtggcctttgccactgcccagcCAGCACAACCTCAGATCTTCTTACCACAACATTGCTGATGTGTGTGAGCTGGCCCTGGGCACCGCAGGGGCGCCGGCCACTCTGTTAGACAAAGCAGACAAAAACGCTTTGAAATCCTCTCTAACCATTAAGACTGGAGGGGAGGAAAGGGCAGCTGAGCAGAGGGAGGTGGAAAACTTCCATCCCAAGACTGACCAAGACACAGTGTGGCTGCTGCCCCAGGAGAAAACACCCTTTAGCTCTGCTAAACCCTTGGATTACGTAGAGATTCACAATGTCAACAAAGACGGAGTGCTATCATTGCTTCTGAAACAGAAAGAGAGCAGCGACCAGACAGAGAAGCCTGGGGCTCCTGAAACCAGTAAGGACTATGCTAAGGTGTCCAGGGTTATGGATAACAACATCCTGGTGTTAGTGCAAGAGCCACGAGCTCAAAATGTGGCTGTGGATGAAGAATCAGCCAAGGAGCCTCCACCATCACTTGAAGAGAATCAAGCTGAGAAAGACCCAGCCTGCTTCACCAGAACACCAAGCAACTGCAGACTCCAGCTGGGCGGGCTGGATTACCTGGATCCCGCATGTTTTATGCGCTCCTTTCACTGA